Genomic DNA from Alistipes indistinctus YIT 12060:
AGTACAATGCCGGGGCGAGCCTGAACCTGTTCAACGACAAGCGCCGGTTTTCGATTATCGGCATGGCCAATAACGTGAATCAGCAAAATTTCGCCATTGACGACATTCTCGGCGTAGTCGGCACTTCGAATAGCGGCGGAGGCGGCGCGCGTCACCGGAGCGGTCGGGAGATGTCGAATTTCATGGTGGGCAACCAGAGCGGCGTTTCGACCGTGTATTCGTTGGGAGTCAACTATTCCGAAGAGTGGAGCGAAAAAGTGAAGTTTGACGGCAGCTATTTCTTCAATTCGACCAAAACCCATGTGAATACCGTTACGAACCGCAACTATTATCTGGGCGACGACTCCACCCAGTATTACGATGCGTTGGGGATTCGCGATACGCGTAACTACAACCATCGTTTCAATGCGCGGCTCGATTACAAGATCAACGAGAACAATTCGCTGATGTTCCGTCCGAGCGTCAGTTTGCAGACGAACGATGCGTCGAGCAGCGATACATTGACCACGATGCTGAGTGCGAACGCGATGGAAAACGCATTGGTCAACCTGTTCCGCAGTACCACATCGTCGCATACGGAGGGGTATAACATTTCGGGGAACCTGATCTACCGGCATAAGTTCGGGGAAAAACTCGGGCGGACGCTGACGGTGATGTTTGGCGGCGGGGTGTCGAAAAACGACGGCAAGCAGGATCAATACTCGCTGACGCGCTATTTTAACCCCGATTCCGAATCGTTGCTGGATCAGTATATAGCCAATAATTCCCGTTCATACCGGCTCAGCGGCCATGTCATGTATTCCGAACCTCTGAGCGAAAAATCCCAGTTACTGTTCAGTTACAATGCGAATTACAGCTACTCCGACCGGGATAAGCGTTCGTACCAGCGCCCCGAGTACATAATGATCGACAGTTTGTCGAATACTTACAACAGCGGCTACCTGACCCAACAGGTCGGTCCGGGTTTCCGGTACAACAATAAAAAGGTGATGGTCATCGGAAACCTTTCCTACCAATATTCGACATTGGCTGGAGATCAGCAATTTCCGAAGGTAACCAAAACTTCTGCCGATTTCAATAATTTGGTTTACATGGCCTTGTTGGATGTGAAATTCAATCCGACCAATACGCTTCGTGCGATGCTCCGCTCGTCGACGAACAATCCGTCCGTCACTCAGCTGCAGGATGTACTCGATGTGTCGAATCCGCTGTTCGTTTCCCAGGGCAACCCCAATCTCCGTCCGGTGTATGCCAACCGAATGTTTGTGCGGTATGTCAATACGAATGTTACGAAAGGCCGTACGTTCATGGCGATGCTGGGTGGTTCCATGCAGTCGAATTACATCTCCAATGCTACGGTGATCGCGGGCAAAAACGGCTACGAGGTCAAAGATCCCGCGGGCAATACGGTGATCGTGCTGAACCAGGGTGCTCAGTATTCGCGTCCCGTCAATATGAACGGTTACTGGAATGTGAACGGGATGATGAGTTACGGACTGCCCGTTTCGTTTCTTAAAAGCAACCTGAATGTCAATCTGGGCATTAATTATGCGGCGACCCCGAACATTTTCAACGAGGTCAAAAGCACGACCAATACGACGACCTATACTGCCGGAGCCGTACTGGGTAGCAATATCAGCGAGAAACTCGATTTTACGCTGGGCTATGATGTCGGTTATAACGTAGCGTCGAATAAGGTCCGCAAAGAGAGTAATAACCGTTATGTGAACCAGCAGGTATCCGGAAATTTCAAGTGGATTACCTGGGCCGGAATTACTTTGCAGGCCAATGGCTCTTATCTGAAATACAGCGGTATTACGGATTCGTTCGTTGAAGATTATTTCTTGCTGAATGCTTCGATCGGGAAAAAAATATTCAAACACCAGCGCGGTGAGATCAACGTATCGGCTTACGACCTGCTGAACCAGAACAAAAGTTTCTCGCGCAATGTCACGGATATCTATATCGAGAACGTGAAAACCAATGTCCTGGGCCGCTATTTCAGTATTAACCTGATCTATAACCTGAGGCGTTTCGGAGGCAAGAATGTAGACGCTTCGTCCACTCGTCGGGGGGAAACTCCGGATTCGCTTCACGACGGACGGCCACCGATGGGACGCCCCCCAATGGGGCCGCCGCCGGGCGGACACCGGGGACCGATGTAGTGTTAATTACTTGTTTCCGCAGGCCCATAACACAAAAAAAGGGAGAATTGTTCTCCCTTTTTTTGTGTCCTTGTGTGGTCGTTTTATCCTTGCGTGATTAATTGAAGGAGTGTTCTTTTATTGCCGGGTCTCCTGTTTTTTCAGCAAGTCGCGGATTTCGGTCAACAGTTGTACGTCGGCGGGTGGAGCCGGCGGAGTCGCGGGCGTTTCGGTCTCTTTTTTCCGGTTGAGTCTGTTGATCAGTTTGATGAACAGGAAGATTGCAAAAGCGATGATGATGAAGTCGAAAGTCGCCTGAAGAAAATTCCCGTAGTTAATCGTCACGGCCGGGATGACTTCGCCCGATGCGGCTGTCTGGGCCTGCTTGAGTGTGATGCCCAGATCGGTGAAATTGACTCCGCCGACCAACACGCCGATCGGAGGCATGATGACATCGGCTACCAGCGAAGAGACGATTTTGCCGAAGGCCGCACCGATTACGACACCGACGGCCAGATCGATCACATTGCCCCGCATGGCGAACTGCTTGAATTCGTCTATGAGTTTGCTTTTCATAATACAAGGTTTTGATATGGTACCAAATTTAGTGAAATAAACTTAAAATGAAACCGGTGGCGACATTTCCCCTTTCATTTTGCGGCATTTCCCGGTATTTTTTGTACTTTGCGTACCATTTTATGCGTTTTATCTCTAAAATAGCTGAACTATGAACTTAAAATCATTATGGATTCTGGTTCTGGCCTGCGTGGCAACTACGCTTTCGGCACAGAAGAAGCCGTTGGACCAGAGTGCATACGACGGATGGAAATCGATTGTTTCCCCTAAGGTTTCCGAAAACGGCGATTGGATTTGTTACGCGATCACACCGCAGCGCGGTGACGCCCTACTCGAGTTTTACAATGCGGGAACCAAACAAACGACGCGTATCGAACGCGGCGGCAGCCCTGCATGGTTTAACAACGATACGTGGGCTACCTTCAAGATCGCCGTACCGTTTGCCAAGGTACGCCAAGCCAAAATCGACAAGGTAAAGGCGGATAAGATGCCCAAAGACACCTTTGCCGTGATGAATCTTGCCGAGATGAAGGTGGTCAAACTGCCGGGCGCCAAAGAACTGAAAACGTCGGCGAAGGGGGCGCTCTATGCCTATACCTATGAGGTGACTCCGGTTAAAGATACGACCGTTAAGGATAGTGCTGCCAAAGGAAATAAAACCCCGGGCAAATACGACCGGCTGGTTGTCGTCGATGTCCGCACGGGCGACAGTACGGTCGTGGACAGTGTGAAGAATTTCACGGTGGCCGAGAACGGGAGGTCGGTGCTTTATACCCGTGAGGCCGATTCGCTCAAGGCGGTCTATGTCTACACCGTCGATCCGAAGCGAGGCGTCCTTCAGCGTGAACTTTGGTCGAGCAAGCTTGGTGCAGTCTCGCCTTCGCTGGTGCTGGACCGTTCCGGGGAGCAAGGTGCTTTTCTGGTGACGGCCGACACGGTGAAACATGCGCTGTACGATCTCTACTATTTTTCCACAACCGATCTGAAACCCCGCCAAGTGGCCGATGCGCAGATTATCGGGTTGCCGGGCGGATATGCCGTGAGCCGGTTCGGGAACCTTTCGTTCAATCACGAAGGGAACCGCCTGCAATTCGGGATCGCTCCGAAACCGAAAGAGGTACCCAAGGATACGTTGCCTGCCGATGAGAAGTTTTCGCTGGACGTTTGGAGCTATCGCGATACCATGTTGATGCCGACGCAATTGGTAAACAAAAAGAAAATCGAAGAGGCTTCCTATCCCGCGGTCTATTTCCCGAAAGAGAACCGTGCCGTAGCATTGGGCGACAAGGATCTCCCGTCGGTGTCGTTTGCCGAGAACGGGGATGCACCCTATGCGATCGGTACGACCCGCTTGCCGTACAGCCTTTATACCGAACCTGAAATTCAGATGTTCGATCCGTCGGACTCTTATCTGATCGAACTGAAAACCGGCAAACGTACGCTGCTGCGCAAAAAAGGATACGGCGGGATGTATCTTTCCCCGTCGGCCAAATATGCGGCTTATTACAACCTGCCGGACTCTTCGTGGTATTCGATCGACACGAAGACGCTGAAACATACGCGCCTGACGGCCGATATCCCTTATCCGCTCTATAATGTCGATGACGATCACCCGGGAACCCCGCCCCTGTATGGCATGTACGGTTGGACGAAAGGGGACGAGATGATGCTGATTCCCGACCAGTTCGATCTTTGGTTGGTTGATCCCTCGGGTAAAAAAGCTTCCCGGAACCTGACTAAGATCGGCCGCGAGACCAACACTCAGTTCAAGTTTGTCAACCAGAGCCGCACCGAAGGTAAATCGGCGGTAGATATGACCCGGCCGATGATGTTCCTGTCGTTCAACCGCGGCAACAAGGAGAACGGTTATTATACGTTGCGTCCGGGCCAGGCGATCCAGAAGCTGGTGGAAGGCCCCTATATCTATGCGATTGCGGGTTTTGCCCGTAAAGGCGACCGGTTGATTTATACCCGTGAGAATTTCAACGAGTTCCGCGACCTATGGACCAGCAACGAGCGGTTCGGCGATTCGTTGAAACTGACCAATGCTAACCCGCAGCAGGCCGATTACAAATGGGGATCGGTCGAACTGTTCAAATGGACCGATTTCAACGGTAACGAATGCGAGGGTTTGCTGCACTTCCCCGAAGATTACGATCCGTCGAAACCCTACCCGACCATCGTCTATTTCTACGAAGTGCAAACTTTCTTGAAATACCGTTACAATACTCCGTCACCGAGCCGTTCGATCATCAATCCGGTTTATTGCACCAGCAACGATTACATCGTCTTTATCCCGGATATCAAATATCGCGACGGATTTCCGGCCAAAAGTTGCTACGATGTGGTAGTGAGCGGAACGATGGCGCTGATCGACCGCGGAATCGCCGATAAGAACCGGATCGGTTTACAGGGGCAAAGCTGGGGCGGTTACCAGACCGCGCATCTGGTGACTCAGACCGACCTGTATGCGTGCAGCGCGCCCGGTGCCGCTGTCACGAACATGATTTCGGCATACGGCGGCATTCGTTATGAGTCGGGTTTTTCGCGCGCTTCGCAGTATGAAACGGGCCAGAGCCGTATCGGGGCTACTCCCTGGCAGCGCCGCGATCTCTATATCGAAAACTCGCCCGTGTTCTTCGCCGACCGCGTCAAAACTCCGCAGCTGTTGCGCCATGACGATAACGACGGTGCGGTGCCCTGGACGCAGAGTATCGAATATTACATCGCTTTGCGCCGTTTGGGCAAACCGGTATGGTTGCTCAACTACAACGGCGAGCCGCACAACCTTGCATCGCGTGCCGCCAGTATGGATTGGGACAAGCGGATGTATCAGTTCTTCGACCACTACCTGAAAGGTGCGCCGATGCCCCGCTGGATGAAGGAGGGTATTTCGGTAACCGAAAAAGGGATCGACCAGAAATACGAACTGGTCACCGAGTAACCCTGAGTTTTTATTACGGGAAAATAGAAAACGGAGTGGATCTACATCCACTCCGTTTTTGTTTGGCGGCTTTACTCGGAAATATTCAAGCCCTCCGGTTTTATGCAGTGCAGTCCGGTTGGTTGGACTATGCGTTATTTCCAGCGTGCGTATGGCCGGTGTATGGTAATTTGCATGTCAAGTGTAGTACAGAATTCCTGCAGTGGAGCGCGTGGTATGTCGGTCAGATTTTGACCGTACAGCCGCTTCTGTGGCTTTCGAATGCGGCTTCGAGCATCCGGATATCGGTAAGCATCTCTTCGTGTGACACCGGTGTGGGCCCGCCGTCACGCAAAGCGCCGTAAACGGCATCGTAGTAGCCCAGGTAGTTCCCCGGGACGGTCGGGTATTTGCGGCGTCCGGCATCGGTATTCAGGATGCCCCACTCCGCTTCGCTTTCGGCGGCCCACGCTTGGCGTGAAGGTGTGGCTTTGCCTGACCGTAGCAGATCTTCCTGCGGGTCGAGGCCGTATTTGACATAAGAGCCCTTTGTCCCGTGCACGGCGAACCGGGGTCCCTCTTCCCGGATAATCATTCCGGCACGCAGGGTGACTGTCAGGTTCGGGTAAAGCAGCTGCATCAGGCTGTAGTCGTCGACTCGGCTGCCGTCCCGTTGTGAAGCCAATGTAGCCCAAACACCGTCAGGCCTGCCGAAGAGCGCGAGTGCCTGGTCGCTCAGGTGTGAACAGAGGTCGTAAGTGATTCCGTTACCGGGTAACGGTTCTTCCCGCCAAGGGGCCCGTGCTGCGGCCATATCGGGCCGGTAGCGCTGGAATGCGGATTGGAATTCGACGATGCGGCCCAACTCTCCCGATTGCAGGATTTGTTTGACGGTCAGAAAATCCCCGTCGAAGCGTCGGTTTTGAAAAACCGTCAGCAGCAGGCCTTTTTCCTCGGCCAACCGGATCAATGCTTGTGCTTCGGCAGAGGTGGGTACGAACGGTTTTTCCACGACTACGTGTTTGTCCGCTTCGAGGGCCTGCCTGCAATAATCGGCATGAGTCTGTCCGGGGGTATTGACCACGACCAGTTCGATATCCGTCGCGAGCAGGTCGTCAAACGAGCGAACGACCTGTACGCCGGGATAGGCACCCCGGGCCAGGTTGTTGCTTCGTTCGGCGATGGCCGACAGTTCGAAACCTTCGTGCACGTCGAGAAACGGTGCGTGGAACACTTGTCCCGACAGGCCGAAAGAGGCGATTCCGGTTTTGATCTTTTCCATGACATTTGGGTTTAGGATTCAGGTTGGGCGGTCAGTTGTTTCAACCGCTCCTCCCGTTCGGTTTTACGCAGTACTCGGCGCATGCCGAGGCAGGCCAGGAGGAAGTAAACTGCCGTCAGTATCCAGAGTGTCCAGAATTGGGTGCTGACTTCGGCAAGCGTTGCCCCCATCGTCTGGATGCGGATAAAGCCGTCCACACCGCTGCCGCTCGGAATGAATTTGGTCCCGTAATAGAGCCATTGCGGGATACACTCCTGGGGAACGGAGGCGCCGCTGAGCATCAGCACCGGGATGGAAGTGAACAGCAGCAGCAGCAGTGAGTTTTCACGGTGGCGGAACAAGGATGAGAGGGCCACGCCGAGGAATGTGCACGACAGCAGGTATGGGAGCAGAAACAGGACGATCGTGCCTGCGCTTCCGTTCATCGGGTAGCCGAATAGTTTGTAGTGGAAGCAGAGCAGGTACGAGAGCGTAATACAGTAAACCGAAATGAAAGCCGCCGATTTCCCCAGTACGATCGGTAATACAGACATGCGTCGTTCTCCGCTGGGAATCAATGTTTTGTAAAGGCCTTTTTCACGCCAGGTACCCCCGACCATACCGATGCCGATCAGCAGCGTCTGCTGGATGATGACCATCAGTATTGCCGGCATGATGAAGGTGGCGTAACCCAGATAGGGGTTGTACATGTTCCGGACCGATATCGAGACGGGATTGCTCAGTGCTTCGGCCTGCTTGGATGAAACTCCTTTCGAGACGAACCGCAGCCATTCGACGTTGCTGTTCGAATGGCCTATGCTGCCCATGATGTCGAAAAAAACCTGCCGGTACATCAGGAAGTAACTTGCATCGGCATAGATGGCAAGGTTGACCTTTTCGGTCCGCATCAATTTCTTTTCATAGTCGCCCGGAATGACGATGATGCCGTTTACCTTCCGTTCGAGAAAGAGTTTTTTCGCTTCGTCGAGGCTGGCCGGTTTGTAAACGACGTTGACGTTGGGTGTGGCGTCGAACGAACGGATCAGTTGCCGGCTCGACGGCGTGCGGCTGTTATCGACTACCGCGACGGGTACGTCGCGCAGCACTTCGTTTTTATAGGCGAGCGAATAGGCCGTCGAGTAGATGAAAATGGCGCCCACGGCAATCAGCAGTACACCTGCATCGCAGAAGATGTTGCGATATTCGTTGCGCAGCACCGAGGCGAATTCGCGGAATTTCTTTTGAAAACGGGTTGTTATCATTTTACAGTTTCCCCCAGTATTTTTCTTCGGTGCATATTTTCTTCATTCGCGGCAGCATAATCAGCGGCAGCAACAGGAAGAGCATCATATAACCCAGATAGGCGAACGAATTGACGACCGGAGCGCCCCGCATCGCCTGATCGATGAAAATTTCGACGTAGTAGGTCATCGGGAAAATGTATCCGAAAATTTGCAACGGCAGGTCCATCGCCATGAATGGAAAGGTCAGCCCCGAAAAGGTAAACGACAGCACCGAGTAGCCGCCCCCGATCGAAAGCGCGAGGCGAAGGTTGCTCAGGGCCGCGATCATAAAGACCCCGATGGCTTGAGATACCATTACGTAAACCAGTCCCGAGACGAAAAGCAGCATTACGTTTCCCTGCAACGGGACGCTCAGGAACTTGAACAGGCAGGTGTTCATCAGCATACACAGTGCAAAGAAAATCACCGTGTAAGGCGCCAGTTTTCCCGCCAGGGCTACGAGCATGTTGCCGCCGCCGGTAGCGAGCCATTCGCGTGCGGTGCTGTTTTTCAGTTCGACGCCGATCGTGAAGATCGTTGTCAGCAGCGTAAATAGCATCAGCATCAGCGGCAGGAAACTCGGCAGCAGGTAGTATTCGTAGTTCGAGAAGGGGTTGAACAGGATGTGCTTTTCGAAATAAATCGGCATCATCAGGTCGTAGGCTTCTTTTTCAGAAATGCCCTGTTTCATCAGTGTCTGGATCTGAATGCCCGACGAAAATGTCATCACGACGGTTTGGATATCCCGGTTGAGCATGCCGTTTTTAACGAGGTTCAGGCCGTTGATGTACGCCACGACGTTCGACTGCTTGTTGCTGTAAATGTCTTTTTCCAAACTGCGCGGAATCGAAACGATCGCGTCGATCTTCCCCTCTTTCATCATCCGTTCCCCTTCGGCCAGATCGGTGATGTGGTAGGCTACGCGGGCCGACGGCGTCGCGTCGATCATCCGGCTTAGCTGCCGGGAAAGAGGCGTATTGCCCGGGTCGTATACGGCGATGGGAATGTCGTGGGGCACCCCGGTGCGGAACAGCAGGATGAAGACGACGAACGACAGGATGGGCAGTCCGATCGACAGCCGCGAGAAGGTCTTGTAGCTGTTGAACATCCCCAGTTCGCGCCGCAGTACGGCTATGAAATCCCGGATCAGTTTCATGTGCGGTTATTTTATTTCGTCCCAGTTGACCGTGACGGTCATTCCCGGACGCAATCCTGCGATTCGTTTTACCGGACGTGCCTTCACTTCGAATGTGCGGATGTCGAAATCGCCGCGCGTTTTGGTGGCCGACCAGGTCGCGTATTCGGCCTGTGCGGCCATGTAATCGATTTTCAGTTGAATGGTTTTGGCCAGTCCCGGCACATAAGCGGTGAGGATCGATCCGATTTTCACTTTGGGTAACAGGTCTTCCTTGACGTTGAACGTCACCCACAGGTCGTTCATGTCGAGCAGGGTGATGACCGGATAGCCGGAGCCGATCAGCTCGCCCGGTTCGGCGATCACCGTCGACACTTCTCCGTCGATCGGCGAATACTGGATGGCGTCGCTGGCGTACGATTCCACTTCGGAGACGGCTCCGGTAGCTTGTGCGACCAGTGCGGCCGCTGCGGTCTTGTCTTCGAGGCGCGCTCCTTCCACGGCCATGTTGTACTGAGATTGTGCGGCTTGCGCCGTCGTTTTCATCGCCTGCAGGTTCGCGGATGCCTCGTCGAATTTCTGGGCCGGCACCACTCCGGACTCGTACAGGTTTTTGATCCGGTCATAACTCTTCTGTGCCAATTCCCGGCCCGCTTCCGCTTTTTTC
This window encodes:
- a CDS encoding outer membrane beta-barrel protein, giving the protein MKMKLIKSAFPIFLLFLSVSAFAQQAGSVTGTLQDAQTKEPMAGAMVEIFPVSDSAARRYVTANAQGRFSVTGLPYREYAYNVTFLGYDTLAGSVKVNRAAVALGVLQMAQKAQDLDEVLVSARAMRTSSKGDTVVYNSGAFKVTQDAATEDLLKKMPGISVQNGTVTAHGETVQKILVDGKEFFGSDVTTAIKNLPAEAIDKVEVFNKLSDQAEFSGVDDGEGYKAINLVTRKNMNRGTFGKFYAGYGFNDKYNAGASLNLFNDKRRFSIIGMANNVNQQNFAIDDILGVVGTSNSGGGGARHRSGREMSNFMVGNQSGVSTVYSLGVNYSEEWSEKVKFDGSYFFNSTKTHVNTVTNRNYYLGDDSTQYYDALGIRDTRNYNHRFNARLDYKINENNSLMFRPSVSLQTNDASSSDTLTTMLSANAMENALVNLFRSTTSSHTEGYNISGNLIYRHKFGEKLGRTLTVMFGGGVSKNDGKQDQYSLTRYFNPDSESLLDQYIANNSRSYRLSGHVMYSEPLSEKSQLLFSYNANYSYSDRDKRSYQRPEYIMIDSLSNTYNSGYLTQQVGPGFRYNNKKVMVIGNLSYQYSTLAGDQQFPKVTKTSADFNNLVYMALLDVKFNPTNTLRAMLRSSTNNPSVTQLQDVLDVSNPLFVSQGNPNLRPVYANRMFVRYVNTNVTKGRTFMAMLGGSMQSNYISNATVIAGKNGYEVKDPAGNTVIVLNQGAQYSRPVNMNGYWNVNGMMSYGLPVSFLKSNLNVNLGINYAATPNIFNEVKSTTNTTTYTAGAVLGSNISEKLDFTLGYDVGYNVASNKVRKESNNRYVNQQVSGNFKWITWAGITLQANGSYLKYSGITDSFVEDYFLLNASIGKKIFKHQRGEINVSAYDLLNQNKSFSRNVTDIYIENVKTNVLGRYFSINLIYNLRRFGGKNVDASSTRRGETPDSLHDGRPPMGRPPMGPPPGGHRGPM
- the mscL gene encoding large-conductance mechanosensitive channel protein MscL; this translates as MKSKLIDEFKQFAMRGNVIDLAVGVVIGAAFGKIVSSLVADVIMPPIGVLVGGVNFTDLGITLKQAQTAASGEVIPAVTINYGNFLQATFDFIIIAFAIFLFIKLINRLNRKKETETPATPPAPPADVQLLTEIRDLLKKQETRQ
- a CDS encoding alpha/beta hydrolase family protein, encoding MNLKSLWILVLACVATTLSAQKKPLDQSAYDGWKSIVSPKVSENGDWICYAITPQRGDALLEFYNAGTKQTTRIERGGSPAWFNNDTWATFKIAVPFAKVRQAKIDKVKADKMPKDTFAVMNLAEMKVVKLPGAKELKTSAKGALYAYTYEVTPVKDTTVKDSAAKGNKTPGKYDRLVVVDVRTGDSTVVDSVKNFTVAENGRSVLYTREADSLKAVYVYTVDPKRGVLQRELWSSKLGAVSPSLVLDRSGEQGAFLVTADTVKHALYDLYYFSTTDLKPRQVADAQIIGLPGGYAVSRFGNLSFNHEGNRLQFGIAPKPKEVPKDTLPADEKFSLDVWSYRDTMLMPTQLVNKKKIEEASYPAVYFPKENRAVALGDKDLPSVSFAENGDAPYAIGTTRLPYSLYTEPEIQMFDPSDSYLIELKTGKRTLLRKKGYGGMYLSPSAKYAAYYNLPDSSWYSIDTKTLKHTRLTADIPYPLYNVDDDHPGTPPLYGMYGWTKGDEMMLIPDQFDLWLVDPSGKKASRNLTKIGRETNTQFKFVNQSRTEGKSAVDMTRPMMFLSFNRGNKENGYYTLRPGQAIQKLVEGPYIYAIAGFARKGDRLIYTRENFNEFRDLWTSNERFGDSLKLTNANPQQADYKWGSVELFKWTDFNGNECEGLLHFPEDYDPSKPYPTIVYFYEVQTFLKYRYNTPSPSRSIINPVYCTSNDYIVFIPDIKYRDGFPAKSCYDVVVSGTMALIDRGIADKNRIGLQGQSWGGYQTAHLVTQTDLYACSAPGAAVTNMISAYGGIRYESGFSRASQYETGQSRIGATPWQRRDLYIENSPVFFADRVKTPQLLRHDDNDGAVPWTQSIEYYIALRRLGKPVWLLNYNGEPHNLASRAASMDWDKRMYQFFDHYLKGAPMPRWMKEGISVTEKGIDQKYELVTE
- a CDS encoding Gfo/Idh/MocA family oxidoreductase, producing the protein MEKIKTGIASFGLSGQVFHAPFLDVHEGFELSAIAERSNNLARGAYPGVQVVRSFDDLLATDIELVVVNTPGQTHADYCRQALEADKHVVVEKPFVPTSAEAQALIRLAEEKGLLLTVFQNRRFDGDFLTVKQILQSGELGRIVEFQSAFQRYRPDMAAARAPWREEPLPGNGITYDLCSHLSDQALALFGRPDGVWATLASQRDGSRVDDYSLMQLLYPNLTVTLRAGMIIREEGPRFAVHGTKGSYVKYGLDPQEDLLRSGKATPSRQAWAAESEAEWGILNTDAGRRKYPTVPGNYLGYYDAVYGALRDGGPTPVSHEEMLTDIRMLEAAFESHRSGCTVKI
- a CDS encoding ABC transporter permease translates to MITTRFQKKFREFASVLRNEYRNIFCDAGVLLIAVGAIFIYSTAYSLAYKNEVLRDVPVAVVDNSRTPSSRQLIRSFDATPNVNVVYKPASLDEAKKLFLERKVNGIIVIPGDYEKKLMRTEKVNLAIYADASYFLMYRQVFFDIMGSIGHSNSNVEWLRFVSKGVSSKQAEALSNPVSISVRNMYNPYLGYATFIMPAILMVIIQQTLLIGIGMVGGTWREKGLYKTLIPSGERRMSVLPIVLGKSAAFISVYCITLSYLLCFHYKLFGYPMNGSAGTIVLFLLPYLLSCTFLGVALSSLFRHRENSLLLLLFTSIPVLMLSGASVPQECIPQWLYYGTKFIPSGSGVDGFIRIQTMGATLAEVSTQFWTLWILTAVYFLLACLGMRRVLRKTEREERLKQLTAQPES
- a CDS encoding ABC transporter permease — protein: MKLIRDFIAVLRRELGMFNSYKTFSRLSIGLPILSFVVFILLFRTGVPHDIPIAVYDPGNTPLSRQLSRMIDATPSARVAYHITDLAEGERMMKEGKIDAIVSIPRSLEKDIYSNKQSNVVAYINGLNLVKNGMLNRDIQTVVMTFSSGIQIQTLMKQGISEKEAYDLMMPIYFEKHILFNPFSNYEYYLLPSFLPLMLMLFTLLTTIFTIGVELKNSTAREWLATGGGNMLVALAGKLAPYTVIFFALCMLMNTCLFKFLSVPLQGNVMLLFVSGLVYVMVSQAIGVFMIAALSNLRLALSIGGGYSVLSFTFSGLTFPFMAMDLPLQIFGYIFPMTYYVEIFIDQAMRGAPVVNSFAYLGYMMLFLLLPLIMLPRMKKICTEEKYWGKL
- a CDS encoding HlyD family secretion protein, with amino-acid sequence MKKSNVIGLTIGIVVVIVAVSLICWFAIKPVPNFIQGEVEATSVKISSKVPGRIEQMDVKEGQQVTKGQQLFMLSTPEVQAKLQQAQAVRQAAGAQSEKARRGARVQEIEAAYNMWKKAEAGRELAQKSYDRIKNLYESGVVPAQKFDEASANLQAMKTTAQAAQSQYNMAVEGARLEDKTAAAALVAQATGAVSEVESYASDAIQYSPIDGEVSTVIAEPGELIGSGYPVITLLDMNDLWVTFNVKEDLLPKVKIGSILTAYVPGLAKTIQLKIDYMAAQAEYATWSATKTRGDFDIRTFEVKARPVKRIAGLRPGMTVTVNWDEIK